The sequence below is a genomic window from Melioribacteraceae bacterium.
AACAAGAGAGAGCATTGCTTTACTTTTATTTTGGTTTTTTGCTATATAGCATCTGTTAATTTCCAATTAATAAGGAGAAATATGCAAAAATTTGAGGATATGGAAAAGTACGGACATGAACAGGTTGTCTTTTGTACAAATAAGGAATCAGGACTACGTGCTATAATTGCGATTCACGATACTACTCTAGGTCCGGCTCTGGGCGGCACAAGAATGTGGAATTACAAATCTTTTGACGAAGCTTTGAATGATGTTCTAAGATTATCCAGAGGTATGACTTATAAAGCAGCGGTTGCAGGACTAAATCTTGGCGGCGGAAAGGCAGTAATTATAGGTGACTCGGCAACTCAGAAAAATGAACTCCTTTTCAGAACATTCGGAAAATTTATTGACGGATTAGGCGGTAGGTATATTACTGCAGAGGATGTTGGTACAAATGTGAAAGATATGGAATATGTAAGAATGGAAACCAGGTATGTTACCGGCATTTCGAAAGCTCTGGGAGGTTCAGGCGATCCTTCTCCGGTTACCGCATACGGTGTTTATGTTGGAATCAAAGCATGCGCCCATGAAAGATGGGGAAATGATTCCCTGCGCGGAAGGAAAATTGCCGTACAGGGAGCCGGGCAGGTTGCGAGATTTCTCTGCGAGCATCTCTACAGTGAAGGTGCTGAAATTTATATTACCGATATTGTAGATGAAAAAGTAAAGCGGGTGCTGGAAACTATTAAAGCTCACGTAGTTAAACCCGATGAAATCTATGATATAAACGCCGATATCTTTTCTCCAAATGCGCTGGGAGCCATTATAAACGATAAGTCTATTTCCAGGATTAAAGCGGAAATAATTGCCGGAGGAGCAAATAATCAACTTGAAGATGAAGATAAACATGGTAAAATGCTGGTTGATAAAGGGATTCTGTACGCACCGGATTATGTGATTAATGCAGGCGGATTGATAAATGTTGCTAATGAACTTGAAGGCTACCGGCAGGATAGAGCTATGAAACAGGCCGAAGGAATTTATGATATTGTTAAAACTGTATTAAAAATTGCCGGCGAACAGAAGATTCCTTCGCATGCAGCCTCTAACCACCTTGCAGAAGAGAGGCTGAAAAAAATCGGCGGCATCCGGAAAATCTTTTCCTCCCATTCCGGTACTTACGGCAGAATCGGCGATTTAATGAAACAATAAGATATTTATGAATAATGGGGCCCTCCAGGCCCCGTTTTATTTCAATTTTTTTTTTAATCCAGTTTGTTTTTAATTATCAACGTTTTAGATTTGTGCCGCAAGTTTTACAGGGTTCTTAAAGAAAATGACAAAGAAGTCAAATAGACGTTTACTCCGCGAAAAAGCACTTCAGGTTCTTTATGCTTATGAATTGAATGGTGAAGGATTAACAAACCTTACTAATGGTATTCTATCCGATCTATTTGTGCAGGCAGATATTGAGTTCGCAAAGAATTTAATTGATACTGTTGTTGCCAATACAAAACAGCTCGATACTTTTATTCAGGAAAAGGTCTCTAACTGGGAAATGGACAGGATTGCATTAATAGACAGGATCCTGCTAAGAATCGGTATCTCAGAACTGATGAATTTCCCGGATATCCCACCTAAAGTTACAATAAATGAAGTTATTGAAATTGCAAAGGACTACTCTACATCCAACAGCAACAAATTTATCAATGGTATACTGGATGCGGTTCTATCGGACCTGAAGCAAAACGGAAAACTTAATAAGACCGGAAGAGGACTTATTGACCAATCCCTCACTAAAAAGAACAATTGATCCGCGAGCAAAAGAAAAATTCAGAATTTTCATCTGGACACTTTTCGATTTTGCAAACACATCATATTCCATAGTTGTTGTTACATTTCTCTTTGCTGTTTATTTCAAACAGACTGTTGTCTCCGGCAAACCGATAGGAGATTTTTACTGGAGTATTGGAACAAGCGTTTCAATGCTGATCACTGCTATTGTATCCCCGATCCTTGGTGCAATTGCAGATTACTCTGCCGGTAAAAAAAGATTTCTTCTTTTTTTTACTCTTCTCTGCATCATAAGCACTGCACTTCTTTTTTTTATGGAAGAAGGGACCGTCTTTACAGCTCTTCTTTTATTCATAACAGCGAATATCGGATTTGAAGCAGGCCTGGTTTTTTACGACTCATTCCTTCCAGAAATAACGGCCCCTAAAAATTACGGTAGGGTAAGCGGATACGGATTTGCTATGGGTTATCTCGGTTCGTTAACAACTCTTGCTGTCGTATTCCCGTTTATTAAAAATAATCTTATTAAAGAATCGTTCCCGGTAGCTGCTTTGATATTCCTGATCTTTGCTATACCGATTTTTATATTTTTAAAAGATACCCGCAAGGAAGTTGCAAGAACCCAGTCCTACTTACGAATCGGTTTCGATCGGGTCCTTAGTACAATCACTCATCTAAGGAATTATAAAAATCTTGCAATATTTCTCCTGGCATATTTTTTCTTTATCGAAGGTGTTAACACAGTCATCTATTTCTCCGGTAATTATGCCAGTACGACACTGAAGTTCTCTATGGAGGAACTGATAATTTTCTTTATAATAGTTCAGACTACAGCTATAATCGGGTCGCTGATTTTCGGAGTAATTGCAGACGAGTACGGACAGAAAAAGGCCCTGATACTCTCCCTCGCAATCTGGATTTTTACAATTATTATCGCCTACGTAACAAGTGATCCGAAAGGATTGCTGATAGAAACATTGTCCGGCAGTTTTTCAGTTGGAACTGAAGAACTTACCAGATACAGTTTTTATTTTGTAGGGCTTTTAGCCGGCGGTGTTATGGGAGCTACTCAATCTACAAGCAGAAGCCTTATGTCCCGGCTGACTCCATTTGACAAAAAGACCGAATTTTTTGGTTTCTATTCCTTCTTTGGTAAAAGTTCTGCAATTGCAGGGCCGCTTGTTTTCGGAACAGTCAGTTATTTTACAGGTGAGCAGAGAATCGCAATACTTACAATCTGTATCTTCTTTATTATAGGTCTTGCCATATTAAGTTTTGTGAAAGAGCCGGTAGCGGAGTCGTAATTATTTAGTTGAACCTGTTTTAAAAGCATAAGTAAAAAGCAAATAAATCCCCACAAAACAAATTGCTAACCAGATAATGCCCCAGACTGTTGAATCGATTCCTGTCAACCCGGAAAGTATCGCTGCGTCGGAGAGAGAAGAACTATCTGAGAAAATATCCTCCTTAATATCAACAACCACATATAAACAGCTTATTAGACCCACGGATTTCAATAAATAATTAGAAAAAATATCCGGCGAGAATTTAATTATAAAAAACAGAATCAAAACAAGAAGAGCTGTTAGAACAGGCAATATCTGTCCGGTCCCTTTATTAATTGTAAATAGAATCAGGATCGCGGCAAGAAACGAAAGCGCAAAATTCCTGAAACGACTGTTATAGGCCGAATAGAATAGAATTACGCCGGCAATAAAACTGCCGAGATAACCCGATGAAGCAATTAAAAACGGATTTCCTTCCGAAATTAGGCACTCTCCGCTTAAGTCGGCACCTATTTCGAGCGAGATTGCTTCACCGCCGGAAAGTATCGCTGCAAACCCATGACTAATTTCATGAAAAAGAACTACAAGAAGTTTAACCGGATATACTGCGAATGTATCCCATAGGAGAATTGCAGCAATAGAGATTGCAATTAAAATAATTAATTCAAAAGCCCGATTTTTTTTTATTTTGGGATTCATTAAGGACGAAAAATATTTGCAGGACAAGATAAAGAAAAAAGTTGAATTCGAGCTGAAGCATTGATAATTTTACCTGTGATCGTTATGTAAGTCGGTCATTTGTTTTATAAATTGTAATGTGCGGGCGTAGCTCAGCTGGTAGAGCATTAGCTTCCCAAGCTAAGGGTCGCGGGTCCGAATCCCGTCGCCCGCTCCAAATAATTTGATTTTCGGTTTGTAAATTTTGTGTAATTGTTCTATAATTGTGTCACAAAATTTTGATCTTTTTATAATGGGAGCTTAGCTCAGCTGGTTCAGAGCATCTGCCTTACAAGCAGAGGGTCATTGGTTCGAATCCATTAGCTCCCACAAAAACCCGGTATTTATTATCGGGTTTTTTGATGTCCATAGTGATCTCTGTTGTTAAAGATTAAAAGCTTATTTAGTATTATTTCTTTTTCCGGCTCTTTGGTTTTCGGATTATAAATTTCCGGCACTCAAGATGTTCTTTTACGGTTTTCCAGCCATGATTTTGTAAGACAACTTCTGGTTCCAATGCTTCATATCACATTTTCTGCACTTATCGTTTTTTACATTCACATGTAGTAATGTTTCTGTTTTTCTCGTTAGAAGTGTTTTTTGATTCTTCTTATTAAGTTTAATCATTTCTATCGGGGGCAATGTAGTAATACGTTTTTGTCTTTTTCAGAACATTTGTTTTTTTGTGAAGGTGTAGTAGTCACACCTTCCGGGCAAAAGGGTATGGTTGCTAACCCCTCTGCGATCATACCCGGATGCTTTCTAACTCTTCCCGGATTAATTCCAGTTTTAGCTTATTCTGATATGCGGAATATTTTATTCCGGGAGTCATCCGTTGTATTTTCGCTGTTGATTTTCCGCATGGTCTCTTTAAGAACGCCGAGCGAACGCTGACTTAACAGATCAATCTTTATAAGTCCAAGATCTTCAATCGGGTACATATCCGGCTGCGTGATTATGAGTCCCAATCCTTTATTCCTGGCGTATTCGAGTGCAACATAATTTGTAATCGGTTGCCGTGTAATTACAATGCCCGAGGGATGAATACTCAGGTGCCGCGGGAATCCCGATAGTCTCGAAGCGATCCCGATAATAGTTTTCCACGGCTCGCTCTGGAAATTGAGAGACCGGGTTTCCGGAAATTTTTCGGCAATGTTTACCAGGTTTTTTGCGCTCGTCCATGGAATGAACTTGCTGTACTTGGAGATTTCTCCTTCAGAAATACCGAATACCTTTGCCACTTCGCGGAAAGCCGAACGGGCTCTGAATGTAACGGTAGTAGAGATCATTGCAACTTTATCGTAGCCGTATTTTTCATAGACATACCTGATGATCTCATCGCGTTCCTTCCAGGAGAAATCGAGGTCCACATCCGGAGGCGATAGGCGGCCGCGATTGAGAAATCTTTCGAAGTAGAGTTTGTATTTAAGCGGATCAACTTCCGTGAATCCGAGGCAATAGGAGACAAGACTGTTCGCGGCCGAGCCCCTGCCTATATGCATCATACCGCGGCTCCTGGCTTCACGTATTATATCCCAGACTATCAGGAAGTAATCGCAGAAGCCCATCTCGTCAATTACCTCCAGTTCGTATTGAAGGCGTTTTACAGCCGTATCGGTTATCGGCTTGTAACGTTCCTGTAACCCGTTGAATACGATCTTCCATAGAAATGAGAAAGCCGATTCTTCAGTAGGAAGGGGAAAGAGAGGAAATTTGTAACGGCCGATATCGAGATCAACATTGCACGCCTGGGCAATCCTCTCGGCGTTCCAGACCGCCTCCGGAAGTGCACGCCATTCTTTAATCAGTTCGTCGCGGGTCTTTAAATGGTATTCCTCATCAGCCGTCATTCCGCCGGTCAGGTTCTCAAGTGTTGAATTGAGTTTAATTGCCGTTACTACTTTGTGGAGAAGATAGTCGTCCGGTTTTATAAAATATGCGGGATGAACAGCGGCAATTTTCAGGTTGTTGGTTTTCGAAAATTCGTAAAGCTCGCGTGTCCTTCTCTTACTCTTCTCAGTCAGGGTAAGCTCAAGAAACAGATTCTGCCGGAGTGCTAAATCAATATTAATCTGCCTTAACAGATCCATTGAAGATGTGAGTACAAATAAATTATGAATCGGTTGAACGAATAAATCTGTAATTGCAAAATTTTCTTTCAGTTTCCGTGTAGTTATGAACTTGCAGAGCTGCGAGTACCCTTCGTTGTTCTTTGCGATGAAAACGGCACTCAGGTTTTTATTGCGCGGGTCGTCTATAAATGCGCCGAGCAACGGCTTGATGTTGCTCTCCTTTGCGATCTTATAAAACTGTATAAGCCCGTACATCGCATTTGTATCGGTAAGTGCAACAAACTGGCTTCCGGATTTTTTGGCGAATGTTACAAGTTCGTCGACCGGGATTGTTCCTTCCAGCAGTGAATAGTTCGAGTGTGCCCGGAGTGTAAACATGATTTAGCCGTTTTCTGTTTTGCCGATCCGTATTGAATCGAATCCGTATTTATCTCTTATTTTCATTACAGCCCTCAGCATTCTCTTCCGGATCGTTTCATTATCTTCAAATAAAATACATTGTTCTGTATAGTGGTTTAATTTACTCAGATGAATCCCGATCAGCCTTATCCCGACCCTGCGTGTAAAAGACTTTTCGAACAGATCCTTTGCTATTTCAAATACTAGTTTATCGTCGTCGGTCGGCTCGGTCGTTTTTGCGCGTGTAAGAGTAACAAAATCCGTGTACCGGAGTTTTATGGATACAGTTGAAGTCTGCCAGTTTTCATTACGGAGGAGCTGACATGCTTTGCTTACAAGTTCAAAAAGGATCTCTTCAATTTTAGTTCTGCTTACCAGGTCTTTATCGAAAGTGGTTTCTTTGGAAATACTTTTACGTTCGTGTTCAGTAACGAGTATATCGTTCCCTCTGCCGTTAGCTTTCTCCCATAGCTCTGTCCCGAACTTTCCCAGGAGGGCCGATAGATAATCGGGGGATCCGTTAGCAATGTCGCCGGTAACTTTGAATCCTCTGGAGCGGAGTATCGGGAAAGTAGCTTTTCCTATACCGGGTATCTTTTCAATAGGCAGGGGGGCTAAAAAATCTTTCTCACCGCCGGGAGGCACATATGTAATCCCTCTCGGCTTCTTGAAGTCCGAGGCGATCTTTGCGATTGTTTTATTGGATGCTATGCCTATAGAGCTTGGCAGGTGAAATTTATCCCATATTTCTTTCTGGAGTCTTTCGGCAAATTGAACCGGCGGGCCGTAGATTTTCCCGCATCCTGTGAAATCGAGGTAGAATTCATCAATAGAAGCCTGCTGAACAACGGGGAAGTAGCTTTCGAGCAGACGTTTTACGGCTCTGGAGAATCTTCCGTATTCCCTGCCATGTCCGTGTAAATAAACACCTTGCGGACATAATCTGAAAGCCGTTCTAATCGGCATGGCCGAATGCAGCCCGAACCGGCGTGCCTCGTAGCTGCATGCGGCTACAACACCCCGTCCGTGCGGATCACCCCCAACAATAACCGGTTTTCCTTCCAGGGAGGGGTCTAATATCCTTTCTACGGAGACGAAGAACGCATCCATGTCGAGGTGAAAAATGGTCTTCATATAAATCCTGTCTCATACTTATTTGGCACTTGACTTTCATTTTGCCAAATTATAATATAGTGCACAAATGTTCACTATTAATATGAAAAATTCTCCGTTAACAAGCAATACGGTTCTTCTGGATATGTCGGCTTACCAGTTGCCTAATTCAAAAGAGCAGGCCCGGATCTTTGATACCGTTCCGCGGATTGTAAAGGAAACCGGCTTCAATATATTCGATTACTATAAAGTATTTGAGGACGAAGAGACCAAGCGGATAATAAGAGAAGGGGAAACAATCGGGTGCTTCTATATCGAGAGTCCCGGAATGCGTTCCCTGCTGCGCAGAACCGACTGCGATACTTTCGAAATGCTTACGGCTGTTTCGTCTGTGATTCGTCCCGGTGTTGCCGAATCCGGCATGATGAGGGAATTCGTTGAGAGGCATAAGGACCCCGGGCGGAGAAAATATCTTGTACCCGAAATGGAAAAATATCTCGGGGAAACATACGGTGTGATGGTCTATCAGGAGGATGTTATAAAAGTCGCCCACCATATTGTCGGCTTAACTCTCGAGGAATCCGATCTGCTCCGCAGGGCAATGAGCGGAAAGATGCGCTCGCATAAAGCAATGAACATGATAGTAGATAAATTCTTCGCCTGCTGCCGAGAGAAAGGATATTCCGAAGAGGTATCGCAGAAATTGTGGAAGCAGATCGAATCATTTGCAGGTTATGCGTTCTGTAAAGCTCACAGCGCTTCATTTGCGCTTCTATCGTTCCAGGTTGCCTATCTTAAGGCCCATTACCCGGCGGAATTTATGGCTGCTGTGCTTAGTAACCAGGGGGGATACTATTCGGCAGCGGTTTATATATCCGAGGCACAACGGCTTGGAATAAAAATTTTACTCCCTTCTGTTAATAAGAGCGTTTATGAGTATGCGGGAAACGGAAGGGAGATAAGAATCGGTCTGATGGCCGTTAAAAATCTTGAGAAGAGTACGACCGATAAAATTATTCAGGAGAGGGAACAGAGAGGAACCTATTTATCTCTTGCGGATTTTTTAAGACGGACCATGCTTACTTACGAGCAGACGGAGATACTCGTAAAGTGCGGTGCAATGGATTGCTTCGAACAGACGCGCCCCACTCTGCTTCGTCTTATAGATCTCTATTTCAGCCACAGAAAACTGATTCTTGGTAGCGGATCGGATCTGTTCGAGAATGAAACCGTTAAGCTCGAAAAGGAAGTTGTTACCCGGCGCCAGTTCACCTCCGATGAAATGTGCCTTCATGAATACAAAGCATTCGGATATATGGTAACCAAACACCCGCTCGAATTCTTTGCCGAAGAGATCGGCTCCCCCGGAATAGTCAAAGCATCCGGAATGACTAAGCATCATAACCGAACAGTCAAAATGATCGGATGGTATATGACTTCTAAAAGAATTAAAACAAGTAAAGGGGAGATAATGAAGTTCCTTTCGCTCGAGGACCTGTCGGGCACATTTGAAGCCGTGATCTTTCCTAAAGCGTATCAGAAGTATGCAGAGCTTACGCTTTCTATGGGGCCTTATCTCGTAGAAGGACGCGTAGATGCTTTGAACGGCAATAACATAATTGTGGAAAATCTTTCCGTGCTGGCAGCCGAGAAAGCGCGGTCGGTAACACAGAAAGACCGTACCTCAACCGATTTCTTCGGCGATGTTGAAAAGCCTCTCGACTTCGATGAGGTTTACCTTGTTAATTCTCTCGACAGGGAGAAGTTAGTTCAGGCTTATCTTTGAAAGGCGGGGATATGCTTTGAGCGTTGTTTCAGGGATATTCACTTTGATTCTCTCGTTCAGAAGATGGATCAATTCGAGAGCATTTGCAACAGCATTCCCTTTTGGATGATTATTCAGTATTACAAAGACTTTTTTGACGGTATCGAGCACTTCTTTTATTTTCTGTTCAATCTCAACAAGTTCACCCGGAGAGTAAAGATAATTGTACCGTTCATTCTGCTCTTCATAGGTCTTCTCTTTGCTATAATTGCCGAGTGAGGATTTCCATGCTTTAGTATTCCGGCCGTGGAAACGGATATAAAGATTTTCACCTGCCTTAAGTGGCTTGAACTCAACGGCTTCGCCGATTGACGGCTGATCGATTGTACAGAGAGAACTTCTATTCTTCCCCAGGAAATCAAAAAAACGCTGGATGAACCACGACTTATGTCTTACCTCGATATATTTTTCATATTCGGGGAAAATATCGATAAGGTTTTTGACATGGTTAGCGTTCTCTTTATCGAGGGTGAATGAGTATGGGAACTGAATGAGCAAACCACCGAAGCGGCCGGCATTTGTTAATTTGTCCAGATTATATTTTACGGCTTTTATCTGCTCTGAAGTGAATCTTCTTTTATGTGTAAAGTCCTGATGCAGCTTGATAGTGAATAGAAAATCATCCTTATCTTCAACTTTATTGATCCATCCTTCAACTATACCGGGATTTATATACGTATAATAACTGGAATTTACCTCTACGACATTAAAAAAGCTCGAATAATATTCTAGCCAGTCGAATTGCGACGTTTGGGCTTTCGGATAGAATGAAGGGACCCAATCCTTATAAGACCATCCGGCTGTCCCGATATATAATTTTTCCATTCGGATTTTAGAATTATGAAATTCTAATTGCTATATTAAAGAGAGACAATCAAAAAAGAAAGAAATAAAATGTGCGGAAGATTCGAAAATAAAGTGAATGAAAATCAGTTCGTTCAACTCTTCAAAGAAATGCAAATAGATATTCTAGTTGATGAGTCAATCAAAAAAAACAAAAATGAAAACATTGCCCCGACAGATAAGATATTCGCAATCCGAAGACTAAATGAAAACTATCAGCTCTCGCTCCTTAACTGGGGAATAAAATTCAAAGAGGATTCACCTCTTATATTCAACAGCCGAATCGAGACGATCAAAGAAAAAAAATACTGGTTCACTTTGTTCGACAGAAACAGGTGCATTGTACCTATGAGCGGATTCTATGAATGGAAAAAGGAAGGAAGTAAAAAAATCCCCCACAAAATTTATCTGCCGGATAAAGAGATATTCTTTGTACCTGCACTCTATTATACAGACAGCAAGAAAAACATTTATACTTCACTTATTACAACAGTACCGAAT
It includes:
- the dinB gene encoding DNA polymerase IV, which translates into the protein MKTIFHLDMDAFFVSVERILDPSLEGKPVIVGGDPHGRGVVAACSYEARRFGLHSAMPIRTAFRLCPQGVYLHGHGREYGRFSRAVKRLLESYFPVVQQASIDEFYLDFTGCGKIYGPPVQFAERLQKEIWDKFHLPSSIGIASNKTIAKIASDFKKPRGITYVPPGGEKDFLAPLPIEKIPGIGKATFPILRSRGFKVTGDIANGSPDYLSALLGKFGTELWEKANGRGNDILVTEHERKSISKETTFDKDLVSRTKIEEILFELVSKACQLLRNENWQTSTVSIKLRYTDFVTLTRAKTTEPTDDDKLVFEIAKDLFEKSFTRRVGIRLIGIHLSKLNHYTEQCILFEDNETIRKRMLRAVMKIRDKYGFDSIRIGKTENG
- a CDS encoding PHP domain-containing protein, producing the protein MFTLRAHSNYSLLEGTIPVDELVTFAKKSGSQFVALTDTNAMYGLIQFYKIAKESNIKPLLGAFIDDPRNKNLSAVFIAKNNEGYSQLCKFITTRKLKENFAITDLFVQPIHNLFVLTSSMDLLRQINIDLALRQNLFLELTLTEKSKRRTRELYEFSKTNNLKIAAVHPAYFIKPDDYLLHKVVTAIKLNSTLENLTGGMTADEEYHLKTRDELIKEWRALPEAVWNAERIAQACNVDLDIGRYKFPLFPLPTEESAFSFLWKIVFNGLQERYKPITDTAVKRLQYELEVIDEMGFCDYFLIVWDIIREARSRGMMHIGRGSAANSLVSYCLGFTEVDPLKYKLYFERFLNRGRLSPPDVDLDFSWKERDEIIRYVYEKYGYDKVAMISTTVTFRARSAFREVAKVFGISEGEISKYSKFIPWTSAKNLVNIAEKFPETRSLNFQSEPWKTIIGIASRLSGFPRHLSIHPSGIVITRQPITNYVALEYARNKGLGLIITQPDMYPIEDLGLIKIDLLSQRSLGVLKETMRKINSENTTDDSRNKIFRISE
- a CDS encoding Glu/Leu/Phe/Val dehydrogenase; translated protein: MQKFEDMEKYGHEQVVFCTNKESGLRAIIAIHDTTLGPALGGTRMWNYKSFDEALNDVLRLSRGMTYKAAVAGLNLGGGKAVIIGDSATQKNELLFRTFGKFIDGLGGRYITAEDVGTNVKDMEYVRMETRYVTGISKALGGSGDPSPVTAYGVYVGIKACAHERWGNDSLRGRKIAVQGAGQVARFLCEHLYSEGAEIYITDIVDEKVKRVLETIKAHVVKPDEIYDINADIFSPNALGAIINDKSISRIKAEIIAGGANNQLEDEDKHGKMLVDKGILYAPDYVINAGGLINVANELEGYRQDRAMKQAEGIYDIVKTVLKIAGEQKIPSHAASNHLAEERLKKIGGIRKIFSSHSGTYGRIGDLMKQ
- a CDS encoding SOS response-associated peptidase — encoded protein: MCGRFENKVNENQFVQLFKEMQIDILVDESIKKNKNENIAPTDKIFAIRRLNENYQLSLLNWGIKFKEDSPLIFNSRIETIKEKKYWFTLFDRNRCIVPMSGFYEWKKEGSKKIPHKIYLPDKEIFFVPALYYTDSKKNIYTSLITTVPNKFIKQIHHRMPVILDLKTAIDYLGNDAGRNLDLCVPYSDLSEMKSQQIKL
- a CDS encoding M50 family metallopeptidase, producing MNPKIKKNRAFELIILIAISIAAILLWDTFAVYPVKLLVVLFHEISHGFAAILSGGEAISLEIGADLSGECLISEGNPFLIASSGYLGSFIAGVILFYSAYNSRFRNFALSFLAAILILFTINKGTGQILPVLTALLVLILFFIIKFSPDIFSNYLLKSVGLISCLYVVVDIKEDIFSDSSSLSDAAILSGLTGIDSTVWGIIWLAICFVGIYLLFTYAFKTGSTK
- a CDS encoding DUF72 domain-containing protein yields the protein MEKLYIGTAGWSYKDWVPSFYPKAQTSQFDWLEYYSSFFNVVEVNSSYYTYINPGIVEGWINKVEDKDDFLFTIKLHQDFTHKRRFTSEQIKAVKYNLDKLTNAGRFGGLLIQFPYSFTLDKENANHVKNLIDIFPEYEKYIEVRHKSWFIQRFFDFLGKNRSSLCTIDQPSIGEAVEFKPLKAGENLYIRFHGRNTKAWKSSLGNYSKEKTYEEQNERYNYLYSPGELVEIEQKIKEVLDTVKKVFVILNNHPKGNAVANALELIHLLNERIKVNIPETTLKAYPRLSKISLN
- the nusB gene encoding transcription antitermination factor NusB is translated as MTKKSNRRLLREKALQVLYAYELNGEGLTNLTNGILSDLFVQADIEFAKNLIDTVVANTKQLDTFIQEKVSNWEMDRIALIDRILLRIGISELMNFPDIPPKVTINEVIEIAKDYSTSNSNKFINGILDAVLSDLKQNGKLNKTGRGLIDQSLTKKNN
- a CDS encoding MFS transporter, translating into MTNPSLKRTIDPRAKEKFRIFIWTLFDFANTSYSIVVVTFLFAVYFKQTVVSGKPIGDFYWSIGTSVSMLITAIVSPILGAIADYSAGKKRFLLFFTLLCIISTALLFFMEEGTVFTALLLFITANIGFEAGLVFYDSFLPEITAPKNYGRVSGYGFAMGYLGSLTTLAVVFPFIKNNLIKESFPVAALIFLIFAIPIFIFLKDTRKEVARTQSYLRIGFDRVLSTITHLRNYKNLAIFLLAYFFFIEGVNTVIYFSGNYASTTLKFSMEELIIFFIIVQTTAIIGSLIFGVIADEYGQKKALILSLAIWIFTIIIAYVTSDPKGLLIETLSGSFSVGTEELTRYSFYFVGLLAGGVMGATQSTSRSLMSRLTPFDKKTEFFGFYSFFGKSSAIAGPLVFGTVSYFTGEQRIAILTICIFFIIGLAILSFVKEPVAES